From the genome of Desulfosporosinus sp. Sb-LF, one region includes:
- a CDS encoding GIY-YIG nuclease family protein: MDRKKELKEQYRQMKPDMGIFIIRSTLSNKCFIKKTPNLKGAMNSTLFQLEGGGHPNRELQKEWKDCGEEKFIIEILEKLEYDKDELRTDYTEDLTLLQMIWEEKLAKENLEFY; encoded by the coding sequence ATGGATAGGAAAAAGGAACTGAAGGAACAATACCGGCAAATGAAACCTGATATGGGGATATTTATTATTCGGTCTACTTTAAGTAATAAGTGTTTTATTAAAAAAACTCCAAATTTGAAAGGCGCTATGAATAGCACATTGTTTCAATTAGAAGGGGGGGGTCACCCTAATCGAGAGTTACAAAAAGAATGGAAGGATTGTGGTGAAGAGAAGTTTATTATTGAGATACTTGAAAAGCTTGAATACGATAAAGATGAATTAAGAACCGATTACACAGAAGATTTAACGTTATTACAAATGATTTGGGAAGAAAAATTGGCAAAAGAAAACCTTGAGTTCTATTAA
- a CDS encoding flavodoxin family protein: MNGSSKGKIGNANVMVNAFLKGAQEAGADTFNRKEIKHCKCCHTSWDRGPGRCVSKDDMLESCRLRGATIIVFASPIYFENISGMLKVFMDRMTMLGSPHAQKNVKEERQHVESAGVQASKLMLISSCGYPDRSEFDVTSLWIKRVAQKMRMKLVGEIYATQGKFLTSPTEELRPIISNYLQLLEKAGAEIATDMKFSPTTYKLLQERNFTLSQ, translated from the coding sequence ATTAATGGAAGTTCTAAAGGCAAAATCGGTAATGCGAATGTAATGGTTAACGCCTTTTTAAAGGGTGCACAAGAAGCAGGAGCAGATACTTTTAATAGAAAAGAAATAAAGCACTGCAAATGTTGTCATACTTCTTGGGACAGGGGTCCTGGACGGTGCGTAAGTAAGGATGATATGTTGGAGTCCTGTCGCTTGCGGGGGGCAACTATTATCGTATTCGCATCACCTATATATTTCGAAAATATTTCAGGTATGTTAAAAGTTTTCATGGATCGAATGACGATGCTTGGTAGCCCTCATGCTCAAAAGAATGTAAAAGAAGAGAGACAGCATGTTGAGTCAGCAGGAGTACAAGCTTCTAAGTTAATGTTGATATCTAGCTGCGGTTATCCTGATCGATCAGAGTTTGATGTAACTTCCCTTTGGATTAAGAGGGTTGCCCAAAAGATGCGCATGAAATTGGTCGGGGAGATTTATGCTACTCAAGGGAAATTTCTGACTTCACCAACAGAAGAGCTACGACCCATCATATCGAATTACCTACAACTATTAGAAAAAGCAGGAGCAGAGATAGCTACTGATATGAAGTTTTCGCCAACAACCTATAAGTTGTTACAAGAGCGAAACTTTACCTTGTCACAATAA
- a CDS encoding YjgB family protein, with protein sequence MILSKTTMKTVSQWATVGLAFALVVGCSNPTAPQKPSNSSQTQTEPTPPTSPNTPTPSAPVTEPTDPAKKLLSNIMQLAQQGKVINCEFPANTTVIDDVKKKWGNPDRSDYVATANGTYDTYSKHNVAFGYNKGAQIFEVRSFESELKKLSLSQVKEVFGSPAYTTRANGEDIIGYTAGQEFKLLLVFPQATSTTADPTLDHYSVLYPRGTVNSMADDPGRQW encoded by the coding sequence ATGATTCTATCGAAAACAACCATGAAAACAGTCTCACAATGGGCTACTGTAGGACTCGCCTTTGCTCTTGTCGTGGGGTGCTCTAATCCCACTGCACCTCAAAAACCATCGAACAGTTCGCAAACACAAACTGAACCAACACCTCCAACTTCTCCAAACACCCCTACCCCTTCCGCTCCAGTTACGGAGCCTACAGATCCTGCAAAAAAGCTCTTATCCAATATAATGCAATTAGCTCAGCAAGGAAAGGTGATTAACTGCGAATTCCCAGCTAATACAACAGTCATTGATGATGTTAAGAAAAAGTGGGGAAACCCGGATAGATCCGATTATGTCGCTACTGCCAACGGAACGTATGACACTTACTCCAAGCACAATGTTGCCTTTGGTTATAACAAAGGTGCACAAATTTTCGAAGTCCGTTCTTTTGAGAGCGAGTTGAAGAAATTGTCCCTTTCTCAAGTTAAGGAGGTTTTCGGATCCCCAGCCTATACTACTCGTGCAAACGGTGAGGACATTATCGGATATACAGCAGGGCAAGAGTTTAAGCTTTTGCTGGTCTTCCCCCAAGCCACCAGCACTACAGCAGACCCAACTCTAGATCATTACTCGGTCCTCTACCCGCGAGGCACTGTGAACAGCATGGCGGATGATCCAGGTAGGCAGTGGTAG
- a CDS encoding sigma-E factor regulatory protein RseB domain-containing protein: MKTNKNLTQTSPEQEVDDFIDRLNEERRPDQSNDQDIAEFQALIREIKNQRPIDGPSEKFTLELSQKLQRRSSTQKSFLPWSALVASFLIVIFLLSPWSHTNNDIVLAMEQTVQQLQNYHGTLEKVSINEAGERQIFQQTDVWFKGNNYATRTEDSIISVNNGERRWRVNPKNKELFLLPLYLDPHNFDLQKEATIAQQYPHKIVGQDSIAGRTTIRIEIDPPGGLPYYLWIDTETHLPVQLQTAMQKAIQTTYTFKNLETNTQIPDNVFTYNLPEGYRIVDQTTDKSMSGLTEAIAVSGLTPLQLSEKPQQIFASTQRIVFDFEDTIVIETKALKPFAPSSLAALGQAAGGPLEVLPDTLRWQQNGLELKVQGQRAEELAKQIANTIKMPDSQVLPNQPTVKVEVDMEIVKRNQQQVDAGSSPWQLDPVQVAFTFAITQISPGGITGNPSINFNSLDITSNNGTEAVIQFSEGPIKTVYVKRLVRHAQSGIWAAIGYDPK; the protein is encoded by the coding sequence ATGAAAACGAACAAAAACTTGACTCAAACGTCACCTGAGCAAGAGGTCGACGATTTTATCGATAGGTTGAATGAAGAACGTCGACCCGATCAAAGTAACGATCAGGATATAGCCGAATTTCAGGCACTTATTCGAGAAATTAAGAATCAACGTCCAATAGATGGACCTAGCGAAAAGTTTACTCTTGAGTTAAGTCAGAAACTGCAGAGAAGGTCAAGTACACAAAAAAGCTTTCTCCCCTGGTCCGCACTCGTTGCCAGTTTCTTAATCGTCATCTTCTTACTTTCGCCTTGGTCTCATACTAATAATGATATTGTTTTAGCTATGGAACAAACAGTGCAACAACTTCAGAATTATCACGGGACCCTGGAGAAAGTAAGCATCAACGAAGCAGGTGAACGTCAGATTTTTCAACAAACCGACGTCTGGTTTAAAGGAAATAATTATGCGACCCGAACCGAAGATAGTATTATCTCCGTTAATAACGGTGAACGCCGATGGAGAGTTAATCCGAAAAACAAAGAACTCTTTTTACTGCCCCTATATCTCGACCCTCACAATTTTGATTTACAAAAAGAGGCAACAATAGCCCAGCAATATCCCCACAAGATTGTCGGGCAAGATTCCATCGCTGGTCGTACTACCATCCGTATTGAGATTGACCCCCCAGGCGGTTTACCCTATTATCTATGGATCGATACAGAAACCCATTTGCCTGTTCAACTTCAGACAGCGATGCAGAAGGCAATTCAAACAACCTATACCTTCAAGAACCTCGAGACAAATACCCAAATACCGGATAACGTATTTACCTACAATCTGCCTGAGGGGTATCGAATCGTCGATCAAACTACTGACAAATCCATGAGCGGTCTGACCGAAGCGATTGCTGTCAGCGGCCTAACGCCGCTCCAGCTCTCTGAAAAGCCTCAGCAGATTTTCGCGAGTACCCAAAGAATCGTTTTTGATTTCGAGGATACTATAGTCATTGAAACCAAAGCACTAAAACCTTTTGCACCATCTTCACTTGCTGCTTTGGGTCAGGCAGCAGGCGGACCACTTGAAGTCTTACCAGATACTCTCCGCTGGCAGCAAAACGGCTTAGAATTAAAAGTTCAAGGACAACGAGCCGAGGAATTGGCCAAACAAATCGCGAATACGATAAAGATGCCTGATAGCCAAGTACTGCCAAACCAACCTACCGTTAAAGTAGAGGTTGACATGGAGATCGTCAAACGAAACCAACAACAAGTCGATGCAGGAAGTAGCCCCTGGCAGCTCGACCCTGTGCAAGTAGCTTTCACATTTGCTATAACGCAAATCTCCCCTGGTGGAATTACCGGTAACCCTTCGATCAATTTCAACTCACTCGACATCACATCCAACAACGGAACTGAAGCTGTGATTCAATTCTCGGAAGGCCCAATCAAAACCGTTTATGTGAAGCGCTTGGTCCGCCACGCCCAATCTGGCATTTGGGCTGCTATAGGTTATGACCCAAAGTAA